One Acidimicrobiales bacterium genomic window carries:
- a CDS encoding DUF3052 family protein — MTPAGYSGTPLPRKLGIKEGSTLALLGAPDGLAALLEPLPAGVLLRRSTRGTADVILLFTTSRDDLARRLPAAQRALHPDGGLWVAWPKKASGVATDLTENVVRELGLAAGLVDNKVCAIDETWSGLRLVVRLADRPARR, encoded by the coding sequence ATGACGCCGGCGGGGTACTCCGGCACCCCGCTGCCGAGGAAGCTCGGCATCAAGGAGGGCTCGACGCTCGCCCTCCTCGGCGCCCCCGACGGCCTGGCCGCGCTGCTCGAGCCGCTGCCCGCCGGCGTCCTGCTGCGCCGGTCGACGAGGGGCACGGCCGACGTGATCCTGCTGTTCACCACGTCGCGGGACGACCTGGCCCGCCGCCTCCCGGCCGCCCAGCGGGCCCTGCACCCCGACGGCGGCCTGTGGGTGGCGTGGCCGAAGAAGGCGTCCGGCGTGGCGACCGACCTCACCGAGAACGTCGTGCGCGAGCTCGGCCTCGCCGCCGGCCTGGTCGACAACAAGGTCTGCGCCATCGACGAGACGTGGTCGGGCCTGCGCCTCGTCGTCCGCCTGGCCGACCGCCCGGCCCGACGCTGA
- a CDS encoding NAD(P)/FAD-dependent oxidoreductase: protein MPAVPAVTGRRRVVVVGAGFAGLAVVRGLAGVPVDVTLVDANNFHTFQALLYQVATAGLNPADVAFPVRGIFHGRTDVTVRRGRVVAVDWDAGVVVLDGGATLAFDHLVVASGATTNWMGVAGAERHAFPLYSLADAVRLRNHLLSRFEAADADPEAPEGCTTVVVIGAGPTGVELSGALVELRDSVLRKDFPALDLDEARVVLVEARDAVLPPFAARSQRHALATLEARGVEVRLAERVAEVAPDRVVLASGEAIPAATVVWAAGVRAGPLGEALGAPLGPGGRVVVEADLSLPGRPDAFVAGDLAAARDTAGDLLPQMAPVAIQAGEHVARQVAARVAGRPTEPFRYRDEGMMATIGRRAGVAQLPRGLQLTGTLGWLAWLRLHLLRVIGFRNRTSVLVNWAWNYLTYDRGPRLILEQPVEPRP, encoded by the coding sequence GTGCCCGCAGTGCCAGCAGTGACCGGCCGCCGCCGGGTCGTCGTGGTCGGCGCCGGGTTCGCCGGGCTCGCCGTCGTGCGGGGCCTGGCCGGCGTGCCGGTGGACGTCACCCTGGTCGACGCCAACAACTTCCACACGTTCCAGGCGCTGCTGTACCAGGTGGCGACGGCCGGCCTGAACCCGGCCGACGTCGCCTTCCCGGTGCGGGGCATCTTCCACGGCCGCACCGACGTGACCGTCCGCCGGGGCCGGGTGGTGGCCGTCGACTGGGACGCCGGGGTGGTGGTGCTCGACGGCGGCGCCACGCTCGCGTTCGACCACCTGGTGGTGGCCAGCGGGGCGACGACGAACTGGATGGGCGTGGCCGGCGCGGAGCGCCACGCCTTCCCGCTGTACTCGCTGGCCGACGCCGTCCGCCTCCGCAACCACCTGCTGTCCCGGTTCGAGGCGGCCGACGCCGACCCCGAGGCGCCCGAGGGGTGCACGACGGTCGTGGTGATCGGCGCCGGCCCGACCGGCGTGGAGCTGTCCGGCGCGCTGGTCGAGCTGCGGGACAGCGTGCTGCGCAAGGACTTCCCGGCCCTCGACCTGGACGAGGCGCGCGTCGTGCTCGTGGAGGCCCGCGACGCGGTGCTGCCGCCCTTCGCCGCCCGGTCGCAGCGCCACGCCCTCGCCACCCTCGAGGCGAGGGGCGTGGAGGTGCGCCTCGCCGAGCGGGTGGCCGAGGTGGCCCCCGACCGGGTCGTGCTGGCCTCGGGCGAGGCCATCCCGGCCGCCACCGTCGTGTGGGCGGCCGGCGTGCGGGCCGGGCCGCTCGGCGAGGCGCTCGGCGCGCCGCTCGGTCCCGGCGGCCGGGTGGTGGTCGAGGCCGACCTGTCCCTGCCCGGCCGGCCGGACGCGTTCGTGGCCGGCGACCTGGCCGCCGCCCGCGACACGGCGGGGGACCTGCTGCCCCAGATGGCGCCGGTCGCCATCCAGGCCGGCGAGCACGTGGCCCGCCAGGTGGCCGCCCGGGTGGCCGGCCGGCCGACCGAGCCGTTCCGCTACCGGGACGAGGGGATGATGGCGACGATCGGCCGCCGGGCCGGCGTCGCCCAGCTGCCGCGGGGCCTCCAGCTGACCGGGACGCTCGGCTGGCTGGCCTGGCTGCGCCTCCACCTGCTCCGGGTCATCGGCTTCCGCAACCGCACGTCGGTGCTCGTGAACTGGGCCTGGAACTACCTCACCTACGACCGCGGCCCCCGCCTGATCCTCGAGCAGCCGGTCGAACCGCGCCCCTGA
- a CDS encoding diguanylate cyclase, translated as LIAQRVTDALSEPVDLDGVVVDPSASVGVSVTVDGEAEAEVLLRRADRAMYRVKHGKAR; from the coding sequence CTGATCGCCCAGCGGGTCACCGACGCGCTGTCCGAGCCCGTCGACCTCGACGGCGTGGTGGTCGACCCGTCGGCCAGCGTGGGCGTGTCGGTCACGGTGGACGGCGAGGCCGAGGCCGAGGTGCTGCTGCGGCGAGCCGACCGGGCCATGTACCGGGTCAAGCACGGCAAGGCGAGATGA